Genomic DNA from Nitrospirota bacterium:
GGGCTTTCATATAGTTCGTTACCTCCCTATATGCCAGATATAACTACCTGACCGCTACGGACAATTGTCAGGATGGGACTTTCACCCATAAGCTCAGCCATTTCGCTGGCTGCACGTGAGCGCCCCGCTCATGGCGGTTCATATGAAATACTTATAGCATGCAGTCCTTTAAGTTGTTCTGTAAGATGATGGTTTTTTAATGATGGGTCTTGTGGGTTTTCCTGCAGAAGATTTAACCTTTCCTCTATATTGTCCTTCAATTCCGGATGCTTCTTAATAAAATGCGGTTCTTTCTCATTTTGAGTGGGTAAAGAATATTCCCTCCCCCTTGACGGGGAGGGATAGGGTGGGGGTGATTCTATGGGAGATAAGATAACAACATTGGGGAAAGCCCTCAGGAAAAGACCTACAGATGCGGAACAATTGCTATGGAATCACTTGAGGATGAAACAGATGGAAGGATTGAAATTCAGAAGGCAACAGCCTATAGATAAGTACATAGTTGATTTTGTTTGCTTTGAAAACAGTATTATTATTGAAGTGGATGGCGGACAGCATGCGGCAGAAAGAAATAAGGATATAGAAAGTACGGGGAAAATAAATCTGTCCACTTTACCTGAGCGCATAGTATCTTCTCTTTTTAAATACATGTCCCCTGAACTTTAACTTCTGCTATATGCTCCTCTATTACTCCACTATTACCGTTCCCCGCATCTTATGGCCGGAAATGGCGCAAACGTAATAGTATGTCCCTGCGACGTCAAATGTGTGAGAAAATGTCCCGCTGGGTGCTATATTACCTGAGTTTAAAGGTGATCCGGTAGTTGAGCCGCCGCCTGCGGTGCATGCCGGCCCGCTATCACTTGTACTGGTTACGGTATGTGAAACACTATCATTATTTTTCCATGTAACGGTCTCACCGACTAAGATAGTGACGCTGTCTGGAAAATACGCAGTTATACAGGCAGAAGACGCTCCGGAAATGATCGAAATAGTTGTAGCTGTTCCACTGCTGCTTTTACCACCCCCACCGGCACCTCCGCAACCTGTTATCAATAAAGAGACAGCTAATAAACAAAAGATCCCGATGTATTGAAATAGCTTCATTGTGTTTCTCCTTATATTTTTAGTAGAATAGATGTGCCATTATCAAAAACTGATCGTTTTGAGTCACGTTAGATTCTTCAATATTCTTACGGTACTGAATCAAGACCTCTGAAAAAGGGTATGGATATAAATCAACTCCAAGGGTAATTCGTTGTATAATATCTTGTGATGTAATCTGGTCAGGGTTATAGAAATCGTACTTGACCTTTGCAGCCACCCCTTTTATCAGGTCAGCACTAATCTCTGCATAGGCGACATTACCGTTTGTTTTTGAAGACCCGCTCATTTCTTTAGATATCCAATCCCACTCCCCTAACATGGAAAGTTGCCGGAAGTGTATGGCTGTATATACCCCGATGTAATTATCTTTCTTTCCTGCTGAGCCCGCTGTCTTGTTGCTATAAAAAGAACCTGCAAGCCAGAATAGAGGCGTCTTGACCCCGCCGGTGCATGATATCGCCTTAGCAGTGTTATCATCCGGTGCGCCTCGGGTTCCATTGAAGATAGCTGCATTACCGAACCACTGCCCTTTTGCGAACCCGGCCTCAAGCCCGGCCTCGGAATCCTGACCGAAGTTATTGCCAAATCCGAGTTTGTCACGAATAAAGGAGGTGTGGTCATCTAATTTTAAACCATAGGGCGGGAGAAACTTTCCAAATTTGATATGGGCATTGGCAGGAAGTGTATGGACAAGTCCAAAGAACTCCTTATTTCCCTGAATTCCATCCTGATAGTATATGGTAAAGTTGCGATGAGGCATAAACGCTGCATATAGGTCAGCCTGCATTGGGAAAAAACTATTCTTGTAAGCTGATGTAGATTCAGATTGGGATAGGAGATAGGCAAATCTCAGGTCTGTCCCGATGGCGATAATACGATTGAGCCTTGCCTCTTTTAGTGTCCCTTCATCCTCCTCGTCAAACCTATTCTTAGGGAGATTTTCAAGCAAGAATTGCCAGCCGTGGTCATTTCTCATCCCCCCGCCTGTTGGATTAATATGACAGGTACGGCAATCCATTGTCATTCCCTCGACCTCATTGTGATGATTATGTTCGCCGAATATTCCGTCGCCGAATCTTATTGGGAATTGCGGCAAGCTATAGGCCTTTGCTG
This window encodes:
- a CDS encoding endonuclease domain-containing protein, translating into MGDKITTLGKALRKRPTDAEQLLWNHLRMKQMEGLKFRRQQPIDKYIVDFVCFENSIIIEVDGGQHAAERNKDIESTGKINLSTLPERIVSSLFKYMSPEL